The sequence GTTAAGATAGACAACATACCCCAAGCAAACCCATGAGCAATCCGGTTACGTTAGAAAGCATTGCCGAAAGTGTTGCCCAAAATGCCCAGCGCATTGAGCAGGTAGCGGAAAACGTTGCCCAAAACACCCAGCGCATTGAACAACTTGCAGAAAATGTTGCCCAAAACACCCAAAGCCTTACCCAGACCAACCAACGGGTGGAGGACATTGCCCACAGCCTTACCCAGACCAACCAGCGGGTGGAGGACATTGCCCACAGCCTTACCCAGACCAACCAGCGGGTGGAGGACATTGCCCAGAGCCTTGTCCAGACCAACCAACGGGTGGAAGCGATTGGTCATGATTTATCCCAGTTGCGGATTGAAGTCACCAAATTTAACGACCGCATGGAAACCTATCAACGGGCGAATGACCGTTTGGTGAATTTAGCACTTTCGATCATTACTGGGGGGACAGTAGCGTTGATTGTGGGGATGATTTTACTAATCGTGCGGGAAGTTTAGGGGATGACCGCCCTAAAATAAAAATCCCTGCCCTTTGCGAGCTATGGTCTGCGCTTCCCTGTGCCAATATCTGGCGCACCTGCCCCTGGTGCAACAGTGGGCACAAAAAATTCACCCCAGTCATCCCCTGGTGCTGTCCGGTCTGCCCCGATTTGGTAAGGTACTGCTGGTGAATGCCCTGGCGCAAATACGGGCACAACCCCTCCTGGTGATCACCCCCAATTTGGAAGAAGCGGCGCAATGGACGGCTTTAACCGAACAGATGGGCTGGTCGCAAGTAGCTTGTTATCCCACCGCCGAAGCCTCCCCCTACGAACCCTTTGACCCGGAACCGGAAACCCTCTGGGCGCAGTGGCAGGTACTCACCGACTTACAAAGTCCTAACCCGCCCAATGTCATCATTACGACCGACCGGGCATTGCAACCCCACCTGCCCCCGCCAGAAGCCTTTGCGGAACTATGTATCACCATCAATCTCCAAGACAGCCCAACCCTGGCGACGCTGGTGCCAACCTTAACCGCCCTGGGTTACAAACGGGTGGAACAGGTGAACGCCGAAGCCGAATTTAGCCAGCGGGGGGACATTTTGGATGTGTACCCGGTTGCCCATGAATTGCCGGTGCGCCTGGAGTGGTTTGGGGATACCCTGGAATCCCTGCGGGAACTCGACCCCCTCACCCAACGGGCGTTGGAACCCCTGACCGAAGTGCGCCTCACGCCGGTGGATTACCGAGCCTTGGTACTGCCCCGAATGCCTGATTTGGCACCCCATTTCACCGGCTACCGGCGGTTTCTCCCCCAAGCCTTTCCCCAGGTAGCGTCCCTGCTGGACTATCTACCCAGCCACACCTTATGCGTCATTGATGAACCCCAGCAATGTCGCCTGCACCATCAACGCTGGTGGGAACACGCCCAGGAACAATGGGAACGTTCGGCGCAATCCGAGGGGATTTCCCCCATCCATGCCTCCTGGGAAACGATACAAAATCAGTTGGTGAACCAGCCGCAAATTCACTGCCACGAGTGGAGTAGCGGAGAAGGCATTAACCTCAATCCCCGCCCAATTCCCAACACCCCCCACCAGTTTGCCCCCCTCGCCGAACTGATCCGCCAACATCGCTCCCAGTGCCGCACCTGGATTTTTTCGGCGCAACCCTCCCGCTGTGTCGCCGTACTCCAAGAGCATGACTGTCCCGCCCAGTTTGTCCCCAACGCCCAAGACCTGAATGCCATCCAACGGCTGGGGCAGGAACATACCCCCATCGCCCTCAAATACACGGGTTTGGGGGAATTGCAGGGGCTGTGGTTGCCCGCCTTGAGCCTGCTGGTACTCACGGATCGGGAACTATTCGGTCAACACCATCTGGGCACCCCCACAGCGAACCGCCGCCGCCGCCAAGCCCAATCGCTTCAAGTTGACCCCAACCGCCTGCAACCGGGGGATTATGTCATCCATCGGCATCACGGGTGCGGGCAGTTTTTACGCCTGGATAAATTGGAAATTGACGGGCAAATTCGGGAATATCTGGTTTTACAATATGCGGACGGTTTACTGCAAGTGGCGGTGGATCAGGTGGGTAGCCTGTCCCGGTATCGGGGGGGCGGAACCCAGAAACCCGAACTCCATCGGTTGGCGAATAAAACCTGGGAAAAAACCCGGGAAAAAGTCCGCAAAAGTCTAAAAAAATTAGCCGTTAATTTACTAGAATTATACGCCAAACGGGCGGAACAGACCCGGACTCCCTATTCCCCAGATAGCCCTTGGCAGAAGGAATTAGAGGATTCTTTTCCCTATGCCCTCACCCCGGATCAAGCCAAAGCCATTCAAGCGGTGAAAGCGGATTTAGAAGCCCCCCGTCCTATGGACCGTTTGGTGTGCGGGGATGTGGGTTTTGGCAAAACCGAAGTGGCAATTCGAGCCATTTTCAAAGTATTACTTGCAGGCAGACAGGTGGCTTTACTCGCCCCCACAACCGTCTTGGCACAACAGCATTATCACACCC comes from Synechococcus sp. C9 and encodes:
- the mfd gene encoding transcription-repair coupling factor, encoding MVCASLCQYLAHLPLVQQWAQKIHPSHPLVLSGLPRFGKVLLVNALAQIRAQPLLVITPNLEEAAQWTALTEQMGWSQVACYPTAEASPYEPFDPEPETLWAQWQVLTDLQSPNPPNVIITTDRALQPHLPPPEAFAELCITINLQDSPTLATLVPTLTALGYKRVEQVNAEAEFSQRGDILDVYPVAHELPVRLEWFGDTLESLRELDPLTQRALEPLTEVRLTPVDYRALVLPRMPDLAPHFTGYRRFLPQAFPQVASLLDYLPSHTLCVIDEPQQCRLHHQRWWEHAQEQWERSAQSEGISPIHASWETIQNQLVNQPQIHCHEWSSGEGINLNPRPIPNTPHQFAPLAELIRQHRSQCRTWIFSAQPSRCVAVLQEHDCPAQFVPNAQDLNAIQRLGQEHTPIALKYTGLGELQGLWLPALSLLVLTDRELFGQHHLGTPTANRRRRQAQSLQVDPNRLQPGDYVIHRHHGCGQFLRLDKLEIDGQIREYLVLQYADGLLQVAVDQVGSLSRYRGGGTQKPELHRLANKTWEKTREKVRKSLKKLAVNLLELYAKRAEQTRTPYSPDSPWQKELEDSFPYALTPDQAKAIQAVKADLEAPRPMDRLVCGDVGFGKTEVAIRAIFKVLLAGRQVALLAPTTVLAQQHYHTLKERFAPYPIQIALLNRFRSPQERKQILAKLKTGELDCVVGTHQLLSNTVTFRDLGLLVVDEEQRFGVNHKEKIKALKTTVDVLTLTATPIPRTLSMALSGLREMSLITTPPPSRRPIKTHLIPYQPETIRAAIAQELDRGGQVFYVLPKIAGMEAAIAQIQQMIPTAKIMLAHGQLAPEELEVAMLAFSNGEADILVCTTIVESGLDIPRVNTIIIEDAHRFGLAQLYQLRGRVGRAGVQAYAWLTYPSEELLTEEAKARLRAIQEFTHLGSGYQLALRDLDIRGAGDILGAEQSGQVAAVGFDLYLEMLQEAIQEVRGQEIPSVDDTQIDLNLTAFIPANYMPNLEQKLSAYRTLATAETPQELTKIAQEWVNSYGELPVPVVQLILVMRVKLLAKQLGISRIRPDKPHVILETAMAAPAWQQLLTGLSPKLHSRFVHTPGKITVRGLATLPPAQQLEQLLNWFQAMVQRRSE